From a single Arachis hypogaea cultivar Tifrunner chromosome 3, arahy.Tifrunner.gnm2.J5K5, whole genome shotgun sequence genomic region:
- the LOC112776147 gene encoding uric acid degradation bifunctional protein TTL-like has protein sequence MCWDLTGKLEENKLFICASSFHFIHSMQEASPFSSLEHATSFARELWFNNSPIRSWLDAFSAHRHIGVAIGRAPTELISDLCQLGAKYRKKFGFEFFTTTDMRHSHRILAEVKARCENNILVELDIASKQEFIFIERKLTKLWKRLSEEKLQEDTDDIGKIGQDSLEEELLPSKSSDEVSSTRQKACLRDYDLNKTPDENERL, from the exons ATGTGTTGGGACCTAACAGGGAAATTGGAGGAGAACAAGCTCTTTATCTGTGCAAGCAGCTTCCACTTCATCCACTCGATGCAAGAGGCATCTCCGTTCTCTTCCCTTGAGCACGCAACATCATTCGCTCGGGAGTTATGGTTCAACAATTCGCCTATTAGATCATGGTTGGATGCATTCTCCGCACACAGGCACATAGGAGTTGCTATTGGTAGAGCGCCTACTGAACTAATATCG GATTTGTGTCAACTCGGAGCAAAGTACCGGAAGAAATTTGGCTTCGAATTCTTTACAACTACAGACATGAGACATTCGCATAGGATACTGGCGGAGGTGAAG GCCCGATGCGAGAACAATATCCTGGTTGAACTGGATATTGCGTCCAAACAGGAATTCATTTTCATAGAAAGAAAACTTACTAAACTCTGGAAAC GACTATCTGAAGAGAAGCTTCAAGAGGACACAGACGACATAGGGAAGATAGGTCAAGACTCACTGGAAGAAGAACTACTGCCCAGCAAGAGTTCCGATGAGGTTTCTTCGACCCGTCAAAAGGCTTGTTTGAGAGATTATGACCTCAATAAGACACCAGACGAGAACGAGAGACTTTGA
- the LOC112790255 gene encoding uncharacterized protein isoform X4, whose product MPKKARFKKNARVSPPRQQPIAAPPVSPPSDDDDWLIPPPPNNGGVSSGAILQPFRPPRSEPRPVSHAASGSQVTEPCNEDIDSEAQEVDSFEEHIERILENSDAEKRKGRKTTEFWNVDLIDSEGIVKPAKMSVREAMEQSLNGSKIILRFNEELQAVGDRAGLLSGILGALGSDYSKFPICEKSWAKV is encoded by the exons ATGCCCAAGAAAGCTCGCTTCAAGAAAAACGCAAGAGTGTCGCCACCGCGTCAGCAGCCTATAGCTGCACCTCCTGTGTCTCCACCATCCGATGACGATGACTGGCTCATCCCTCCACCCCCCAATAATGGTGGTGTCTCTAGTGGGGCTATTCTGCAACCCTTTCGTCCACCCAGGAGCGAACCAAGACCTGTGTCACATGCCGCTAGTGGTTCACAAGTGACGGAACCGTGCAATGAAGACATTGACTCAGAGGCGCAAGAGGTAGATTCGTTTGAGGAACACATTGAAAGGATTTTAGAGAATTCTGATGCTGAAAAGCGCAAAGGACGAAAGACCACTGAGTTTTGGAATGTTGATCTCATTG attCTGAAGGAATTGTCAAGCCAGCTAAAATGAGTGTGAGAGAGGCTATGGAGCAGTCTCTTAATGGTAGCAAGATCATATTGAGGTTCAATGAAGAACTGCAAGCAGTCGGAGATAGAGCTGGCCTGTTGAGTGGCATTCTAGGAGCGCTGGGTTCTGATTATAGCAAATTTCCTATCTGTGAAAAGAGTTGGGCAAAGGTCTAG
- the LOC112790255 gene encoding uncharacterized protein isoform X2, protein MFHFQDSSGIIKKTLLQQMGKSWKDTRGRLYNSHYKPLWTLEQNLEKRPEGIPREHWKWYIDYRNDPATKAKCKQNRLNQKKQLYTHTGGSKSLARAREEESEKQGRKVGKGEIFILKHKRSDGSYIHEEARKIGEKIHEIEQLDESTRLLSQNDSLAQALSKEHPGRVRGMGHGPTPSQLFRPSSQPPVDRAQVEETQRMLRELQAEVTTANLK, encoded by the exons ATGTTCCACTTTCAGGATAGTAGTGGTATAATCAAGAAAAcacttttacagcaaatgggaaagtCCTGGAAGGACACAAGGGGGAGGCTATATAACTCCCATTACAAACCATTATGGACACTTGAGCAGAATCTTGAGAAGCGCCCGGAGGGAATTCCTAGAGAGCACTGGAAGTGGTACATTGACTATCGTAATGATCCTGCGACAAAG GCGAAATGCAAGCAAAACAGGCTGAATCAAAAGAAGCAACTTTACACACACACTGGCGGTTCTAAAAGCTTGGCTAGGGCAAGAGAAGAAGAG TCAGAAAAGCAAGGGAGGAAAGTTGGTAAAGGAGAAATATTTATCCTAAAGCACAAAAGATCTGATGGAAGTTATATACATGAAGAAGCTCGGAAGATTGGT GAAAAAATACATGAGATTGAGCAGCTGGATGAATCTACAAGATTATTGTCACAAAATGATTCACTTGCCCAAGCTCTCAGTAAAGAGCACCCGGGTAGAGTGCGTGGGATGGGACACGGGCCGACACCAAGTCAACTCTTCCGTCCGAGTTCGCAGCCGCCGGTGGATAGAGCTCAAGTAGAAGAGACCCAAAGGATGCTGCGTGAACTACAGGCGGAGGTGACAACCGCAAACTTGAAGTGA
- the LOC112790255 gene encoding uncharacterized protein isoform X3 yields the protein MGKSWKDTRGRLYNSHYKPLWTLEQNLEKRPEGIPREHWKWYIDYRNDPATKAKCKQNRLNQKKQLYTHTGGSKSLARAREEESEKQGRKVGKGEIFILKHKRSDGSYIHEEARKIGEKIHEIEQLDESTRLLSQNDSLAQALSKEHPGRVRGMGHGPTPSQLFRPSSQPPVDRAQVEETQRMLRELQAEVTTANLK from the exons atgggaaagtCCTGGAAGGACACAAGGGGGAGGCTATATAACTCCCATTACAAACCATTATGGACACTTGAGCAGAATCTTGAGAAGCGCCCGGAGGGAATTCCTAGAGAGCACTGGAAGTGGTACATTGACTATCGTAATGATCCTGCGACAAAG GCGAAATGCAAGCAAAACAGGCTGAATCAAAAGAAGCAACTTTACACACACACTGGCGGTTCTAAAAGCTTGGCTAGGGCAAGAGAAGAAGAG TCAGAAAAGCAAGGGAGGAAAGTTGGTAAAGGAGAAATATTTATCCTAAAGCACAAAAGATCTGATGGAAGTTATATACATGAAGAAGCTCGGAAGATTGGT GAAAAAATACATGAGATTGAGCAGCTGGATGAATCTACAAGATTATTGTCACAAAATGATTCACTTGCCCAAGCTCTCAGTAAAGAGCACCCGGGTAGAGTGCGTGGGATGGGACACGGGCCGACACCAAGTCAACTCTTCCGTCCGAGTTCGCAGCCGCCGGTGGATAGAGCTCAAGTAGAAGAGACCCAAAGGATGCTGCGTGAACTACAGGCGGAGGTGACAACCGCAAACTTGAAGTGA